One Notolabrus celidotus isolate fNotCel1 chromosome 18, fNotCel1.pri, whole genome shotgun sequence DNA window includes the following coding sequences:
- the LOC117829642 gene encoding stonustoxin subunit beta-like isoform X2, translated as MGESALYSHMKGQKRRSSKNGETIQVPVYVPNIPEPTCRADLIPHWMKLSFDAKTANKMLWITDSGYKVCRRTEEVCPVLDRPERYEYSPQVLCAEGIWKIRAYWEVEYTGWVAIGATYERAGRRASCGPSGLGENEESWALCWSGTRYQLWFNGVYQDIMDCPYSSTIGVYIDQPAKIINFYAVCGEGEEREAKLLYKVTTTSDQKILPGFWMGIQSSCTLLKTPE; from the exons ATGGGAGAGTCGGCACTCTACAGTCATATGAAAG GACAGAAAAGGAGATCAAGTAAGAATGGGGAGACAATTCAAG TTCCTGTTTATGTGCCAAACATCCCGGAGCCGACATGCAGAGCTGATCTCATCCCAC ACTGGATGAAGTTGTCTTTTGATGCTAAAACTGCCAACAAGATGTTGTGGATAACTGACAGCGGGTATAAGGTGTGTCGCAGGACTGAGGAGGTTTGCCCCGTACTGGACAGACCAGAGAGATACGAGTACTCTCCACAA gtGCTTTGTGCAGAGGGTATCTGGAAAATTAGGGCTTACTGGGAGGTGGAGTACACAGGCTGGGTGGCAATAGGAGCCACCTACGAAAGAGCAGGGCGCAGGGCGAGCTGTGGGCCCAGCGGGCTCGGAGAAAATGAAGAGTCCTGGGCTCTGTGCTGGTCGGGCACACGTTACCAGCTCTGGTTCAACGGCGTATATCAAGACATAATGGACTGCCCATACAGCTCCACTATTGGAGTATACATCGACCAGCCTGCAAAGATAATTAACTTTTATGCAGTATGCGGtgagggggaagagagagaagccAAACTGCTGTATAAAGTTACGACCACCTCTGATCAAAAGATTCTGCCAGGTTTCTGGATGGGAATTCAATCTTCATGCACATTACTGAAAACACCTGAGTGA
- the LOC117829642 gene encoding stonustoxin subunit beta-like isoform X1, whose translation MPLKTNSAVIPTETNKPGQKRRSSKNGETIQVPVYVPNIPEPTCRADLIPHWMKLSFDAKTANKMLWITDSGYKVCRRTEEVCPVLDRPERYEYSPQVLCAEGIWKIRAYWEVEYTGWVAIGATYERAGRRASCGPSGLGENEESWALCWSGTRYQLWFNGVYQDIMDCPYSSTIGVYIDQPAKIINFYAVCGEGEEREAKLLYKVTTTSDQKILPGFWMGIQSSCTLLKTPE comes from the exons ATGCCACTTAAAACCAATTCTGCAGTCATTCCCACTGAGACCAACAAACCAG GACAGAAAAGGAGATCAAGTAAGAATGGGGAGACAATTCAAG TTCCTGTTTATGTGCCAAACATCCCGGAGCCGACATGCAGAGCTGATCTCATCCCAC ACTGGATGAAGTTGTCTTTTGATGCTAAAACTGCCAACAAGATGTTGTGGATAACTGACAGCGGGTATAAGGTGTGTCGCAGGACTGAGGAGGTTTGCCCCGTACTGGACAGACCAGAGAGATACGAGTACTCTCCACAA gtGCTTTGTGCAGAGGGTATCTGGAAAATTAGGGCTTACTGGGAGGTGGAGTACACAGGCTGGGTGGCAATAGGAGCCACCTACGAAAGAGCAGGGCGCAGGGCGAGCTGTGGGCCCAGCGGGCTCGGAGAAAATGAAGAGTCCTGGGCTCTGTGCTGGTCGGGCACACGTTACCAGCTCTGGTTCAACGGCGTATATCAAGACATAATGGACTGCCCATACAGCTCCACTATTGGAGTATACATCGACCAGCCTGCAAAGATAATTAACTTTTATGCAGTATGCGGtgagggggaagagagagaagccAAACTGCTGTATAAAGTTACGACCACCTCTGATCAAAAGATTCTGCCAGGTTTCTGGATGGGAATTCAATCTTCATGCACATTACTGAAAACACCTGAGTGA